The DNA region CCCAAGGTGTGGGGGCGGGAGCCTAGcgggcaggggctgaggggctggggggggaaGGGACAGCGGGGCCGGGAGCCCGAAGGGCAACCGTAGGTTCGGGCGGGCTCTGACTGTGGCCCCTCGCAGCTCCACTATCTGCGGCTGCCCAAGGACATTAGTGACGACCACGTGATCCTGATGGACTGCACCGTGTCCACCGGCGCGGCAGCCATGATGGCTGTGCGTGTGCTCCTGGTGAGTGGGCGCGGGGGGCTGCGCGGGGCAGGGCCGGGTCGGAGTTCACCGGCCCCTTCCTGTGCAGGACCATGACGTTCCGGAAGACAAGATCTTCCTGCTGTCGCTGCTCATGGCGGAGATGGGTGTTCACTCGGTGGCCTACGCGTTCCCACGAGTGAGAATCATCACCACGGCGGTGGACAAGCGCGTCAATGACCTGTTCCGCATCATCCCCGGCATCGGTGAGCCTGCCCGGGCCGGTCGGTGGCGCACCAGGGCCTGGGGGCCTGAGTCCTCACCGCAAGGGTCTGCCTCTTTCCCCAGGTAACTTCGGTGACCGCTACTTTGGGACTGACGCGGCGCCTGACGGCAGCGACGAGGAGGAAGTGGCCTGCACGAGCTAGCGGCCGCCCTGAGCCTCGCTGCTCTTGCTGCCAGCCAGCCTCTTCCTGCCTCGCGGCCTTGCTTACAGCGATGTCCTaacttattttaatgaaaaagggTGTTACCACTGTAACTTActctatacattttataaaataaagttcGGGAAAATGAAGCCGTGCCTGGTTAGCTGGGGGGCACGCGAGTGCTGTCCTGCCTGGGACCTGGGCTTGAGGGGTAGCCCCAGTCCCCAGGCTGCAGGGCCCCCATGGAGACGAAGGGAGTTGAGGGGCCTGGTCAGAACCTCGCCTTATCCTCGGCAGAACAGGCGTTCCTGGTCCTGCCCTGGGCTTTCCCTAGAGTCCAGGCTCGGTATCAGATTTAGGAGGGCACAGCTGGGGGCCGCAGCTCCTGGCTCTGTCAGATGGGCCCCTGGGCTGGACCTAGGGCTCTGGGTCTCAAGAGATGGCCTCTGCAGTCacccacctcccccgcccccaccacgcGTTTGTACTGTCAGGGAACCCACCGGAAATCAGTGTGTAGGCGGCTGTAAGAGGGAGTGACAGGTTGGTCCCACCACTGGCAAAAGCCCCACTTGCAGGGGAGATGGCCACACAGCGTCCATGGGCCGGCGTGCTGTTCAGGGCAGAAAcccacctccagccctgccttcaTTGCTTCAGGGCTTGAGGACGAAGGCAGGCTTCTCCGGCG from Ailuropoda melanoleuca isolate Jingjing unplaced genomic scaffold, ASM200744v2 unplaced-scaffold71938, whole genome shotgun sequence includes:
- the LOC117800535 gene encoding uridine-cytidine kinase-like 1, which encodes MDCTVSTGAAAMMAVRVLLDHDVPEDKIFLLSLLMAEMGVHSVAYAFPRVRIITTAVDKRVNDLFRIIPGIGNFGDRYFGTDAAPDGSDEEEVACTS